The region GCAGACAGACTGGAGCAGCACCTCACGGCCCCAGGTTCGATTCAGTCATCGGGATTCAGAGACGATCCCAGCGCTCACAGAACTTTCTCAGGTAAGGTTTCTGCCGCTGCACCTGGGTTACACAGGTGAGCTGCATCCTTTCAGGTGGGGGTTCGAGAAGATGGCATGAGTTCATCCAGTCCAGCTACAGCAACACCTGCACAGGACACCTTTCGTACCAGGGTAACGAACCACTGACCAGCAGAGTAACTCAGGAGTAAACAGTTTATATATAACCTCACATGCCcctcatcatcaccaccaccatcatcatcatgcatgacactgatgtgtgtcATTAATATGTGATTGATATAAAAGTGACAAACATGCACCTGCCCAGGCCAGGTGGGAGCGACCCGTCctgtgtaaacagtgtaaaacactgtacagtgCTCACTTTGTCATTCAAACAGTGAAAGATGAGTGACCCACCGAGATGAGTGACCACCTCAACGTTCACCTTCCCCCGCTACATTAGAACATCTAGAGCGAAGAGTGCGGAGAGCACAGCCACAGACAGGGTAACAAACTGGGCacggtaaatcagagtaagccCACAGTGACACTAACAATAAGAGGAGATAGGAGAGGTGCTCACCCAAGAGGACGCAGGAGATGAAGATGAGCACCAGGTTCTCCATGGCTTCTGGGCTCTTCAGCTCACAGCTCTTCACACACCTTGAAGTAGCAGCTGGTGCAGTCAGACgcgctggtgtgtgtgtgtgtgtgtgtgttggagtgtGTAGCAGGGTGTTCCTGCGTCTTCTACTACAGGTTCTCCGTCTCCTCCGCCGGACCGCGACTCCGAACCCCTCGTGTTGATCCTCCAGAAGGTCTCAGCCAAGCCTCCCGGTGTGACCTTCTTCCCGACTTCCGCCCAGTGTCCAGACCCGGTTCGGTCCACCTCGGTCCTGGGGACGATCCGCCGCCCCGCGCTCAGGCTCGCCGCTCCGCTCCGGgacccatcatcatcatcatcatcatcatcatgccagGTGCGGCAGCCCGGGCCGTGGCGCGAGAGCGAGAGGTGACCCACGCTACGCGCAGGACACAGAGCGGCAGTCACGAGGAGGAGGCAGGAACGCGGCACGCCGCGAGTGAGGTGGAGGAGCGCGAGGGAGGGAGCGGTGAGCGCGCGCGAGCCGCCGGCTGCTGGACGGAGACGCCGCTGAGTCCGCGATCAGACTCAGGGACACCGCGGCACCTCTTGCTCCCGCCACATGGCTCTCTCTCTGACCTGGCTGGGatggatgatgaggatgatgacgatgaggatgaggaggatgatgcCCGATCTTCAGGCTGcgagaggaagaagaagaagaacagcgCAAGTGGTTGTGTCGAGTCCCTCGCCTCGTGCCCGACTTTCGCCGGGGGCTGCGATCCAACGCGTGTCAGCGGAGCGGAGGTGGGACAGATTCGCCcc is a window of Scleropages formosus chromosome 14, fSclFor1.1, whole genome shotgun sequence DNA encoding:
- the LOC114912181 gene encoding uncharacterized protein LOC114912181, with protein sequence MRSLSRQTGAAPHGPRFDSVIGIQRRSQRSQNFLRFSVSSAGPRLRTPRVDPPEGLSQASRCDLLPDFRPVSRPGSVHLGPGDDPPPRAQARRSAPGPIIIIIIIIMPGAAARAVAREREVTHATRRTQSGSHEEEAGTRHAASEVEEREGGSGERARAAGCWTETPLSPRSDSGTPRHLLLPPHGSLSDLAGMDDEDDDDEDEEDDARSSGCERKKKKNSASGCVESLASCPTFAGGCDPTRVSGAEVGQIRPRARVCACVCRDCDRRKPDSLLEEI